The following are encoded together in the Vigna angularis cultivar LongXiaoDou No.4 chromosome 9, ASM1680809v1, whole genome shotgun sequence genome:
- the LOC108320635 gene encoding plastidic ATP/ADP-transporter, translating into MATFVQTRGLLSLPTNPKSRASLSRHLNPSHGLKNRFISLNPKPISVPSLSSAAKFQPLDSKPKNLFICRAEAAAAADGPAQPAFGEAEAEKPKLLGIEISTLKKIIPLGMMFFCILFNYTILRDTKDVLVVTARGSSAEIIPFLKTWVNLPMAVGFMLLYTKLANVLSKQALFYSVILPFIAFFGAFGFVLYPLSNYIHPEAFADKLLNILGPRFLGPLAIMRIWSFCLFYVMAELWGSVVISVLFWGFANQITTIEEAKRFYPLFGLGANVALIFSGRTVKYFSNLRQNLGPGVDGWAISLKAMMSIVVGMGFAICFLYWWVNNYVPLPTRSKKKKEKPKMGTMESLKFLVSSKYIRDLATLVVAYGISINLVEVTWKSKLKAQFPSPNEYSSFMGDFSTATGIATFTMMLVSQFIFDKYGWGVAATITPTVLLLTGVGFFSLLLFGGPLAPGLAQLGMTPLLAAVYVGALQNIFSKSAKYSLFDPCKEMAYIPLDEDTKVKGKAAIDVVCNPLGKSGGALIQQFMILTFGSLANSTPYLGGVLLLIVSAWLAAAKSLDTQFTALRKEEELEKEMERAAAVKIPVVAENDDGNGSLATGAPLNPTSGDSSSSPSEASSPRNI; encoded by the exons ATGGCCACCTTTGTTCAAACCAGGGGCCTTCTCTCTCTCCCCACCAACCCCAAATCCAGGGCTTCTCTTTCCCGTCATCTGAACCCTTCTCACGGCCTCAAGAACCGTTTTATCTCTCTGAACCCCAAACCCATCTCCGTCCCTTCTCTCTCCTCCGCTGCCAAATTTCAACCCCTCGACTCAAAGCCTAAAAATTTATTCATCTGCCGAGCCGAGGCGGCCGCCGCCGCGGATGGGCCGGCCCAGCCCGCCTTCGGAGAGGCCGAGGCCGAGAAGCCGAAACTCTTGGGCATCGAGATCAGCACCCTGAAAAAAATCATCCCTTTGGGTATGATGTTCTTTTGCATCCTTTTTAATTACACGATTCTCAGAGACACCAAGGATGTCCTTGTTGTCACTGCTAGAGGGAGCAGTGCAGAGATTATTCCGTTTTTAAAAACTTGGGTGAACCTTCCCATGGCTGTTGGGTTTATGTTGTTGTACACCAAGTTGGCCAATGTTTTGTCAAAGCAAGCTCTTTTCTACTCCGTTATTCTTCCCTTCATTGCTTTTTTTGGGGCTTTTGGGTTTGTACTGTACCCTCTCAGCAACTATATTCACCCTGAGGCGTTTGCGGATAAGCTTCTCAACATCCTTGGACCAAGGTTCCTTGGCCCCCTTGCGATTATGAGAATTTGGAGTTTCTGTTTGTTCTATGTCATGGCTGAGTTGTGGGGGAGTGTCGTCATTTCCGTGCTCTTTTGGGGATTTGCTAATCAG ATAACTACTATTGAGGAAGCAAAACGATTCTACCCATTGTTTGGACTTGGGGCCAATGTAGCCCTTATTTTCTCTGGGAGGACTGTGAAATACTTTTCTAACCTGAGGCAGAATTTGGGTCCTGGAGTTGATGGTTGGGCCATCTCTCTAAAAGCAATGATGAGTATAGTTGTGGGTATGGGTTTTGCAATCTGTTTCCTGTACTGGTGGGTGAATAACTATGTTCCTCTTCCTACACgtagcaagaagaagaag GAGAAGCCAAAAATGGGTACAATGGAGAGTTTGAAGTTCTTGGTGTCTTCCAAGTACATCAGAGATCTTGCTACTTTAGTGGTTGCTTATGGAATCAGCATCAATCTTGTTGAGGTTACTTGGAAGTCTAAGCTCAAAGCTCAA TTTCCTAGCCCCAATGAGTACTCTTCTTTTATGGGCGACTTCTCAACTGCAACTGGAATTGCCACATTCACAATGATGCTTGTGAGCCAATTTATATTTGACAAATATGGATGGGGAGTTGCTGCCACAATCACTCCTACGGTCCTGCTTTTGACAGGAGTTggtttcttttctcttttattgttcgGTGGCCCACTTGCACCTGGTCTTGCACAGTTGGGAATGACTCCACTTCTAGCAGCTGTATATGTAGGTGCTTTGCAGAACATATTTAGCAAGAGTGCCAAGTACAGTTTGTTTGATCCCTGCAAAGAAATGGCCTACATTCCACTGGATGAGGATACCAAG GTTAAAGGCAAGGCAGCCATTGATGTTGTGTGCAACCCGTTGGGGAAGTCTGGAGGTGCCCTTATTCAGCAATTTATGATCTTAACTTTTGGGTCACTTGCAAATTCAACCCCATACCTAGGAGGAGTGCTTCTGCTGATTGTTTCAGCCTGGCTAGCAGCAGCCAAATCGTTGGACACCCAGTTTACTGCATTGCGCAAAGAGGAAGAATTGGAGAAAGAGATGGAAAGAGCAGCTGCCGTTAAGATACCAGTGGTGGCTGAGAATGATGATGGAAATGGTTCTCTTGCAACTGGTGCACCCTTAAATCCAACCTCAGGTGACTCCTCAAGTAGTCCATCTGAAGCCTCGTCTCCTCGCAACATTTGA
- the LOC108320505 gene encoding root phototropism protein 3, which yields MPETATTPTDSSTNSLFELLTEMKKQSWPESLTFQAKSPSQHCSECWFDDACILDMDYFVKTLSGIKAKGVRADLIGSIITHYASKWLPDLSAGDMVEKGLTQIEESPESVTASWMKKRFFVETLVGVLPPEKDAIPCNFMLRLLRTANMVGVEGNYRQELEKRISWQLDQASLKELVIPSFSHTCATLLDVELVIRLVQRFVSLDSDGAKSVASLVKVAKLVDSYLAEAAVDSNLSLNDFVTLAAALPSHARATDDGLYRAIDTYLKAHPAVSKQERKGLCRLIDSRKLTPEASLHAAQNERFPVRAVIQVLLSEQSKLSRHVDWSGSLVSGTRSPSTFELPTRCLSKREVNAQQHEIRKLKDDVYRLQSQCNAMQAQMERMVEKKKGFFKWKKFAFGKAEHEKMELELEGNEMYTPAGLKTRLVNVKGSKNNNTHKWRKSMS from the exons ATGCCCGAGACAGCTACTACACCAACGGATTCCTCCACTAATAGTCTCTTCGAGCTTCTCACCGAAATGAAGAAGCAATCTTGGCCAGAATCACTCACCTTTCAAGCAAAATCTCCCTCCCAACACTGCTCCGAATGCTGGTTCGACGATGCATGCATCTTGGACATGGATTACTTCGTGAAGACCCTTTCTGGAATCAAGGCCAAAGGTGTTCGTGCAGACCTTATTGGCTCCATCATCACTCACTATGCCTCCAAATGGCTCCCTGATCTTTCTGCAG GTGATATGGTCGAAAAGGGTCTCACCCAAATCGAGGAATCACCGGAAAGCGTGACGGCTTCATGGATGAAGAAGAGGTTCTTCGTGGAAACCTTGGTGGGTGTTCTGCCTCCTGAGAAAGATGCAATTCCATGTAACTTTATGCTCAGGCTTCTGAGAACGGCCAACATGGTTGGAGTTGAGGGTAACTACAGGCAAGAGCTTGAGAAGCGTATTTCGTGGCAATTAGACCAGGCTTCGTTGAAGGAGTTGGTGATTCCATCTTTCAGCCACACTTGTGCCACTCTCTTGGATGTTGAACTTGTCATTAGGCTGGTTCAGAGGTTCGTGAGTTTGGACAGTGACGGGGCTAAGAGTGTTGCTTCTTTGGTTAAGGTAGCTAAGTTAGTCGATTCCTACCTCGCTGAGGCTGCTGTGGACTCCAATTTGAGCTTGAACGACTTCGTTACCCTTGCCGCCGCTCTTCCTAGCCATGCAAGAGCAACGGATGATGGCTTGTACCGTGCCATTGATACCTATCTTAAA GCACATCCAGCAGTGTCAAAGCAAGAAAGGAAGGGTCTTTGCAGGTTAATCGACAGCAGAAAACTGACCCCAGAGGCATCACTGCATGCAGCACAGAACGAACGATTTCCAGTGAGAGCAGTGATTCAGGTGCTGCTTTCTGAGCAAAGCAAACTGTCACGGCACGTGGATTGGAGCGGTTCGTTGGTGAGTGGGACAAGAAGCCCCAGTACGTTCGAGTTACCGACACGGTGTCTGTCGAAGCGTGAGGTGAACGCGCAGCAGCACGAGATAAGGAAGCTGAAGGACGACGTGTACAGGTTGCAGAGCCAGTGCAACGCCATGCAGGCTCAGATGGAGAGAATGGTGGAGAAGAAAAAGGGGTTCTTCAAGTGGAAGAAGTTTGCTTTTGGCAAAGCTGAACATGAAAAAATGGAACTTGAGCTTGAAGGGAATGAAATGTACACGCCTGCTGGTCTCAAAACCAGATTGGTCAATGTCAAAGGTAGCAAGAACAACAACACTCACAAGTGGAGGAAATCTATGTCGTGA
- the LOC108320472 gene encoding molybdate transporter 2 produces the protein MSTTTTPLLRHNRWLPSSIKLKTTLFSELSGAVGDLGTYIPIVLALSLVNNLNLTTTLIFTSLYNIATGLLFGLPMPVQPMKSIAAVAISASPPLTIAQISAAGLSVAAVLLVLGATGLMSVLYRYLPLPVVRGVQLSQGLSFAFSAVKYIRYDQDLAKSKSGPPRPWFALDGVAVALTAVLFLVLTTGAGDDPPPPQQQQEDENENRVRVRRRLRVLSTIPAALIVFLFGLVLCFVRDPSIFGDLKFGPSKISLVKITWEDFKVGFVSAAIPQIPLSVLNSVIAVCKLSGDLFPEREASAMHVSVSVGLMNFVGCWFGAMPCCHGAGGLAGQYRFGGRSGASVVFLGIAKLVLALVFGNSLGRILGEFPIGILGVLLLFAGIELAMAARDMNTKQESFVMLVCAAVSLTGSSAALGFFVGIVLYLLLKLRELECGAFPFGFCSSKTTKSSQEEEHASLIA, from the coding sequence ATGTCAACCACCACCACCCCTCTCCTCCGCCACAACCGGTGGCTCCCCTCCTCCATCAAACTGAAGACAACCCTTTTCTCGGAGCTCTCAGGCGCGGTGGGTGACCTAGGGACTTACATACCCATCGTGCTGGCTCTGTCTCTTGTCAACAACTTGAATCTCACTACCACACTGATCTTCACTTCGCTCTACAACATCGCCACCGGCTTGCTCTTCGGCCTCCCCATGCCGGTCCAGCCCATGAAGTCCATCGCCGCCGTTGCCATCTCCGCCTCGCCGCCGCTCACCATCGCCCAGATCTCTGCCGCCGGTCTCTCCGTCGCCGCCGTCCTCCTCGTCCTCGGAGCCACCGGTCTCATGTCTGTCCTCTACCGCTACCTCCCCCTCCCCGTCGTCCGCGGAGTCCAACTCTCCCAGGGCCTCTCCTTCGCCTTCTCCGCCGTCAAATACATTCGCTACGACCAAGACCTCGCCAAATCAAAATCCGGCCCTCCACGCCCCTGGTTCGCCCTCGACGGCGTCGCCGTCGCCCTCACAGCCGTCCTCTTCCTCGTCCTCACAACCGGCGCCGGGGACGACCCACCTCcgccacaacaacaacaagaagacGAAAATGAAAACAGAGTCAGGGTTCGCCGGAGGTTGCGGGTTTTGTCAACTATCCCTGCAGCGTTGATAGTGTTTCTGTTTGGTCTGGTGTTGTGTTTTGTTCGCGACCCTTCCATTTTCGGAGATCTTAAGTTTGGGCCTTCGAAGATTTCCTTGGTTAAGATTACCTGGGAAGATTTTAAGGTTGGATTCGTCAGCGCCGCAATTCCTCAGATTCCGTTATCCGTTCTGAATTCAGTTATTGCAGTTTGTAAGCTCTCCGGGGATTTGTTTCCCGAACGTGAAGCTTCGGCGATGCATGTTTCAGTGAGTGTGGGACTTATGAATTTCGTGGGGTGTTGGTTCGGAGCCATGCCCTGTTGCCACGGAGCTGGAGGTTTGGCGGGACAGTACAGGTTCGGAGGTAGGAGTGGTGCTTCGGTGGTTTTCCTTGGGATTGCAAAGCTCGTGCTTGCTCTGGTTTTCGGGAACTCCCTCGGAAGAATCTTGGGCGAGTTTCCGATTGGGATTCTTGGAGTGCTTTTGTTGTTTGCAGGGATTGAATTAGCCATGGCTGCCAGAGACATGAACACTAAACAAGAATCGTTCGTTATGCTTGTTTGTGCTGCTGTTTCACTCACTGGTTCAAGTGCTGCTTTGGGATTTTTTGTGGGCATTGTGCTATACTTACTCCTCAAATTGAGGGAGCTTGAATGTGGAGCTTTTCCCTTTGGATTTTGCTCATCCAAAACCACCAAGTCTTCTCAGGAAGAAGAACATGCAAGCTTAATTGCTTAG